A genomic region of Papaver somniferum cultivar HN1 chromosome 7, ASM357369v1, whole genome shotgun sequence contains the following coding sequences:
- the LOC113297946 gene encoding filamin A-interacting protein 1-like yields the protein MRTKLESQTAMNIGVELRKEMEVYRQKCDGFEGQLKEKEMERVGVEGQLKSLLAIKVALNEEIEQYKTTCNGLQKQILGLVEERKVMVDTEVKAQKRITYLKEIVKRMESGAKEASVHAKTENMDVVFRERTAEGETKKKFLELETQVLKLEEEKLALTIQIEEFNRKSGELGIQADLRLKYELDLEKKLEGYKTKHDELCANYKKKKARLLFLENELKKYKTMCTQLNKQVKSLEEDKKDFSLKERRQQENITCLEKENKKMMKSDDADMCVQLNKKIMDLECEKRRAKDETEVLKTKFRELESQTDLLKCKGIGLGKELEICRLKCNSLSVALKEKEMECVGFEQKLKNLMLIKVALDDELEGCKTAFNELKEQIMGLGEDQKVSCEKEKKSQQRITYLEELVKKFESDERELKAQILRLDIEKSALRCLDSHDNRESGFELRGLQDKVKNNTNNLRCEVDSGTNDANVAPSTSKGDEHVSGPSSTNNQYKPLENVKNKKNNAQFQSTVKVELGQELEGSSSEKLHILGQVSVRTSSRGITEINDSKDGKDIAPKYICNITDKERDQFSSDAAFKSPSDNGKNLSSMKGSKRPLENQRCEDYESIFKEDITLVPLSSISKRSRSAETVISRSESTVGDTIPVGSHKSLILLRQCQEKNSFPDMSNNPCQKVGNPIFKNGNENVVEEIGYESEGQCAGGIRVQCSYSLGSHDSSGDSEDSSNVDSSFHQALAMMKRNRRKNSKWQFEADMVSSLEEDPELCMKAVCALYRQKSMEKLMTGSSHSNNRGFNEYDALRGTALAEFLTNGDPKGDLKKSVKDLEMFDQKSLEYCKRLATNYSKQLFSIYQKKEDPFFLPS from the exons ATGAGGACGAAGTTAGAGAGTCAAACAGCAATGAACATCGGGGTTGAATTGAGGAAAGAAATGGAAGTGTATAGACAGAAGTGTGATGGTTTTGAGGGTCAGTTaaaggagaaggaaatggagcGTGTTGGAGTCGAGGGTCAATTGAAGAGCTTGTTGGCAATTAAAGTTGCTTTAAATGAAGAGATTGAGCAATACAAAACTACATGCAATGGATTACAAAAGCAAATATTGGGTCTAGTAGAAGAGCGAAAGGTTATGGTCGACACAGAGGTGAAAGCACAAAAGAGAATCACTTACTTAAAAGAAATTGTTAAGAGGATGGAAAGTGGTGCAAAGGAGGCATCCGTTCATGCCAAGACTGAAAACATGGATGTGGTGTTCAGGGAAAGAACAGCAGAAGGTGAAACTAAGAAGAAGTTTCTGGAGCTGGAGACACAGGTATTAAAACTTGAAGAAGAGAAATTAGCTTTGACTATACAGATTGAGGAATTCAATAGAAAGTCTGGGGAGTTGGGGATTCAAGCAGACTTGAGGCTGAAATATGAACTTGATTTGGAGAAAAAACTGGAAGGTTATAAAACAAAGCATGATGAGTTGTGTGCCAAttataagaagaagaaagcaaGATTGCTTTTTCTAGAAAATGAGCTCAAAAAGTACAAAACCATGTGCACTCAGCTGAACAAGCAGGTTAAGAgtttagaagaagataaaaaagacTTCAGTTTAAAAGAGAGGAGACAACAAGAAAATATTACTTGCTTGGAAAAGGAAAATAAGAAAATGATGAAAAGTGATGATGCAGACATGTGTGTTCAGCTAAATAAGAAGATTATGGATTTGGAATGTGAGAAAAGAAGAGCCAAGGATGAGACTGAAGTTTTAAAGACAAAGTTTAGAGAATTGGAGAGTCAAACAGATCTTCTGAAGTGCAAGGGAATTGGACTGGGGAAAGAATTGGAAATTTGTCGACTTAAGTGTAATAGTTTGTCTGTGGCGCTGAAGGAGAAAGAGATGGAGTGTGTTGGATTTGAGCAAAAATTGAAGAATCTAATGCTAATAAAAGTCGCTCTGGATGATGAGCTTGAAGGATGTAAGACGGCCTTTAATGAACTAAAAGAGCAAATTATGGGTCTAGGAGAAGATCAAAAGGTTAGTTGTGAAAAGGAGAAAAAATCACAACAAAGAATTACTTACTTGGAGGAGCTAGTTAAAAAATTTGAAAGTGATGAAAGAGAGTTAAAGGCCCAGATTTTGAGGCTGGACATAGAGAAATCAGCTTTGAGATGTTTAGATTCCCATGATAACAGAGAAAGCGGATTTGAACTAAGAGGTTTACAAGATAAAGTGAAGAACAATACAAACAATCTTCGCTGTGAAGTCGATAGTGGGACTAATGATGCTAATGTGGCTCCGTCAACAAGCAAAGGAGATGAACATGTCTCAG GTCCTAGTTCAACTAATAACCAATATAAGCCTTTGGAAAATGtgaagaacaagaaaaataatgCACAATTTCAAAGTACGGTGAAAGTAGAACTAGGTCAGGAGTTAGAAGGGAGCTCAAGTGAAAAGCTACACATACTCGGTCAAGTGAGTGTAAGAACATCGTCAAGAGGTATTACAGAAATTAACGATAGCAAGGATGGTAAGGATATTGCTCCAAAATATATTTGTAACATCACAGACAAAGAAAGAGACCAGTTTTCAAGTGATGCTGCCTTCAAAAGTCCTTCAGATAATGGGAAGAATTTGTCATCCATGAAAGGTTCAAAGAGGCCATTGGAAAATCAGAGATGCGAAGATTATGAAAGCATCTTTAAAGAGGATATCACATTAGTCCCATTATCTTCCATTTCAAAAAGAAGTAGGAGTGCAGAAACAGTGATCAGTAGATCCGAGAGTACGGTTGGTGATACAATTCCAGTTGGTAGTCATAAGAGCTTGATTTTGCTGAGACAGTGTcaagaaaaaaattcttttccaGACATGAGTAATAATCCTTGTCAGAAAGTTGGAAACCCAATCTTTAAGAATGGAAACGAGAATGTGGTTGAAGAAATTGGCTATGAAAGTGAGGGTCAATGTGCTGGTGGAATCAGAGTACAATGCTCTTACAGTTTAGGTAGTCACGATAGCTCTGGTGACTCAGAAGATTCAAGCAATGTAGATTCGTCTTTTCATCAAGCTTTAGCTATGATGAAAAGAAACAGACGGAAGAATTCAAAGTGGCAATTTGAGGCAGACATGGTTTCTTCACTTGAAGAGGACCCAGAACTCTGCATGAAGGCTGTTTGTGCTCTCTATCGGCAGAAGTCTATGGAAAAATTAATGACCGGATCTTCACATTCCAATAATCGAGGCTTTAATGAGTATGATGCTCTCAG AGGAACTGCTTTAGCTGAATTTTTGACAAATGGAGACCCAAAAGGTGACCTGAAGAAATCTGTAAAGGACTTGGAGATGTTTGATCAGAAATCCCTTGAATACTGTAAGAGATTGGCGACAAACTACTCGAAGCAATTATTCAGTATATATCAGAAGAAAGAAGACCCTTTCTTCCTGCCATCCTAG